From a single Thiohalobacter sp. genomic region:
- a CDS encoding HvfC family RiPP maturation protein: protein MAEPRPDFQARQFAFAAHIRDPEHAPPPADVEDRRMAVYRELFYNNIDSFLADTLPVLRRLLDDDHWHALVRDFFVRHRCHSPYFLDIPREFLRYLDEVRGERPEDPPFLRELAHYEWIELALSVAEAAPLPADLDPAGDLLTGIPVVSPLAWPLAYRYPVHRIGPDYRPEAPPDTPTWLVVYRDHEDAVHFLHLNAVSARLLDLLANGLEESGQHIELTGISALERVAGELQHPDPGQVVEAGRSQLEDWRERGVLCGARAPI, encoded by the coding sequence ATGGCTGAACCACGGCCCGACTTCCAGGCCCGGCAGTTCGCCTTCGCGGCACACATCCGCGATCCCGAGCACGCGCCGCCTCCGGCGGACGTGGAAGACCGCCGCATGGCTGTCTACCGGGAACTCTTCTACAACAACATTGACAGTTTCCTGGCTGACACCCTCCCGGTGCTGCGCCGCCTGCTCGACGACGATCACTGGCACGCCCTGGTGCGGGACTTCTTCGTCCGCCACCGCTGCCACTCGCCCTACTTTCTCGACATCCCTCGCGAGTTCCTGCGTTATCTCGACGAGGTGCGCGGCGAGCGTCCGGAAGACCCGCCCTTCCTGCGCGAGCTGGCCCACTACGAATGGATCGAACTCGCCCTGTCGGTGGCCGAGGCCGCTCCGCTGCCGGCCGACCTGGATCCGGCAGGCGACCTTCTCACCGGCATCCCTGTGGTCTCGCCGCTGGCCTGGCCGCTGGCCTATCGCTATCCCGTGCACCGGATCGGCCCCGACTATCGTCCCGAAGCACCACCGGATACCCCCACCTGGCTCGTGGTCTATCGCGATCACGAGGACGCAGTGCATTTCCTGCACCTCAATGCAGTCAGCGCCCGGCTCCTGGACCTGCTCGCCAACGGCCTGGAGGAATCAGGCCAACACATTGAACTGACGGGGATTTCCGCTCTGGAACGGGTCGCCGGGGAACTTCAGCACCCGGATCCCGGCCAGGTCGTCGAGGCCGGCCGCAGTCAGCTCGAGGACTGGCGCGAACGCGGCGTCCTTTGCGGCGCCCGCGCTCCCATCTGA
- a CDS encoding HvfB family MNIO-type RiPP peptide maturase, whose protein sequence is MSTSVYPVQGAGLGLRRSLMDTLAERDPGSIGFYEIAPENWIGVGGRFGKALRAFTERHAFVTHGLSLSLGGPSPLDEAFLHRLRQFLDEHDIRACTEHLSYCSDDGHLYDLMPIPFTGDAVKYVAGRIRRTQEILERRIAIENISYYAAPGKEMEEIDFLNAVLEEADCDLLLDVNNVYVNSINHGYDAEDFLSRIPGERIAYLHVAGHYREAEDLLVDTHGAAVIDPVWRLLERTYQCFGVIPTLLERDFNIPPLDELLDELDTIRELQARWTTDGQEARQHG, encoded by the coding sequence ATGAGCACTTCCGTCTACCCCGTCCAGGGCGCCGGCCTGGGTCTGCGTCGCAGCCTGATGGACACGCTCGCCGAGCGTGATCCGGGCAGCATCGGCTTCTACGAGATCGCACCGGAGAATTGGATCGGGGTAGGCGGCCGCTTCGGCAAGGCATTGCGCGCCTTTACTGAACGGCACGCCTTCGTCACCCATGGTCTTTCCCTGTCGCTGGGTGGGCCGTCACCCCTGGACGAGGCCTTTCTGCACCGTCTGCGCCAGTTCCTGGACGAACATGACATCCGCGCCTGCACCGAGCACCTCAGCTATTGCAGCGATGACGGACACCTGTACGACCTGATGCCCATTCCCTTCACCGGCGACGCGGTGAAGTACGTGGCCGGCCGCATCCGGCGCACCCAGGAAATCCTCGAACGCCGCATCGCGATCGAGAACATCTCCTACTATGCCGCACCCGGCAAGGAGATGGAGGAAATCGACTTTCTCAATGCCGTTCTGGAAGAGGCCGACTGCGATCTGCTGCTGGACGTGAACAACGTCTACGTGAACAGCATCAACCACGGCTACGACGCCGAGGACTTCCTGTCCCGCATTCCGGGCGAACGCATCGCCTATCTGCATGTTGCCGGTCACTACCGCGAGGCCGAGGATCTGCTGGTGGACACCCACGGGGCCGCGGTCATCGATCCCGTATGGCGGCTGCTGGAGCGGACCTACCAGTGCTTCGGCGTCATTCCCACCCTGCTGGAGCGCGACTTCAACATCCCGCCACTGGACGAGTTGCTGGACGAACTGGACACCATCCGCGAACTGCAGGCCAGATGGACCACCGACGGCCAGGAGGCGCGGCAACATGGCTGA
- a CDS encoding HvfA family oxazolone/thioamide-modified RiPP metallophore: MSNQSTRKPLAVALGAAFATSLSTGAIAADNPFSSTELSGGYMTAEMEGKCGSMNKAGKPAAKMQDRMKEGKCGEGKCGGMNKADKPAAKMKEGKCGEGKCGGMTKAEKATSKMKEGKCGGMKQ, from the coding sequence ATGTCCAACCAATCTACCCGCAAACCCCTGGCCGTGGCACTCGGTGCCGCCTTCGCCACGAGCCTGTCCACCGGCGCCATCGCCGCCGACAACCCCTTCAGCAGCACCGAACTGTCGGGCGGCTACATGACGGCTGAAATGGAAGGCAAGTGCGGCAGCATGAACAAGGCCGGCAAGCCCGCTGCCAAGATGCAAGACAGGATGAAGGAAGGCAAATGTGGCGAGGGCAAGTGCGGCGGCATGAACAAGGCCGACAAGCCCGCGGCAAAGATGAAGGAAGGCAAATGCGGTGAGGGCAAGTGCGGCGGCATGACCAAGGCCGAGAAAGCCACTTCCAAGATGAAGGAAGGCAAGTGCGGCGGCATGAAGCAGTAG
- the rsxB gene encoding electron transport complex subunit RsxB, translating into MLTAILALGILAGLFGMLLGYAAIRFHVESDPIVDQIDAILPQTQCGQCGYPGCRPYAEAIARGEADINQCPPGGEAGIRALADLLGRDYKPLNEEHGEHKGKRVAIIHEELCIGCTLCIQACPVDAILGAAKHMHTVIESECTGCELCVDPCPVDCIEMVPVKPDIQEWKWPSPEERRMDIAAAPEQEAAG; encoded by the coding sequence ATGCTGACCGCCATTCTTGCCCTGGGCATCCTCGCCGGCCTGTTCGGCATGCTGCTCGGCTATGCGGCCATCCGCTTCCACGTCGAATCGGATCCCATCGTCGACCAGATCGATGCCATCCTGCCCCAGACCCAGTGCGGCCAGTGCGGCTACCCCGGCTGCCGGCCCTACGCCGAGGCCATCGCCCGCGGCGAGGCCGATATCAACCAGTGCCCGCCCGGCGGCGAGGCGGGCATCCGCGCGCTGGCCGACCTGCTGGGCCGCGACTACAAGCCGCTCAACGAGGAACACGGCGAACACAAGGGCAAGCGGGTCGCCATCATCCACGAGGAACTCTGCATCGGCTGCACCCTGTGCATTCAGGCCTGTCCGGTGGATGCCATCCTCGGCGCCGCCAAGCACATGCACACGGTCATCGAATCGGAGTGCACCGGTTGCGAACTCTGCGTCGACCCCTGCCCGGTGGACTGTATCGAGATGGTGCCGGTGAAGCCGGACATCCAGGAATGGAAGTGGCCATCGCCCGAGGAACGCCGAATGGACATCGCGGCTGCACCCGAGCAGGAGGCGGCCGGCTGA
- the nth gene encoding endonuclease III produces the protein MNREKRIEIFSRLRAANPKPTTELKYGNTFQLLIAVMLSAQSTDKGVNKATRELFRIAKRPRDILELGEEGLKRHIRTLGLYNAKARNIIRTCEILEREHGGKVPRDRKALEALPGVGRKTANVVLNTAFGEPTIAVDTHIFRVANRTGIAPGRNVREVENRLERLVPDEFKQDAHHWLILLGRYVCMARKPRCGQCPIVDLCEYRHKNLD, from the coding sequence ATGAACCGGGAAAAGCGCATCGAGATCTTCTCGCGGCTGCGTGCGGCCAATCCGAAACCGACCACCGAACTGAAATACGGCAACACCTTCCAGCTGCTGATCGCGGTCATGCTGTCCGCGCAATCAACGGACAAGGGCGTGAACAAGGCCACGCGTGAGCTGTTTCGCATCGCCAAACGGCCACGGGACATCCTCGAACTGGGCGAGGAGGGTCTGAAGCGCCACATCCGCACCCTCGGCCTGTACAACGCCAAGGCCCGCAACATCATCAGGACCTGCGAGATCCTCGAACGGGAGCATGGCGGCAAGGTGCCGCGCGATCGCAAGGCGCTGGAGGCGCTGCCCGGCGTGGGCCGCAAGACCGCCAACGTGGTGCTCAACACCGCCTTCGGCGAGCCCACCATCGCCGTCGACACCCACATCTTTCGCGTCGCGAACCGCACCGGCATCGCGCCCGGCCGCAACGTGCGGGAGGTGGAGAACCGTCTCGAACGGCTGGTCCCGGACGAATTCAAGCAGGATGCGCATCACTGGCTGATACTGCTGGGACGCTACGTCTGCATGGCGCGCAAGCCCCGCTGCGGCCAGTGTCCGATCGTCGACCTGTGCGAGTACCGCCACAAGAACCTCGACTGA
- a CDS encoding HvfX family Cu-binding RiPP maturation protein, producing MTGLLCSLQRLLDRARHLDFLAPLALRLYLVPIFWVAGMNKFRGWENTVAWFGNPDWGLGLPFPELMAFLAASSEVLGAVLLLVGLAVRWISIPLMVTMIVAMVTVHWQHGWQAIADPTMCLFNCADAQAAVERLARAREILQEYGNYAWLTEQGPFVVLNNGIEFAATYFIMLLTLFFIGGGRYVSIDYWLERRFGCGR from the coding sequence ATGACCGGACTGCTCTGCTCGCTGCAGCGCCTGCTCGACCGCGCGCGCCACCTCGATTTCCTGGCGCCACTCGCCCTGCGGCTGTACCTGGTCCCCATCTTCTGGGTCGCGGGCATGAACAAGTTTCGCGGCTGGGAGAACACGGTTGCCTGGTTCGGCAATCCCGACTGGGGCCTGGGCCTGCCCTTCCCGGAACTCATGGCCTTCCTGGCCGCCTCCAGCGAGGTGCTGGGCGCCGTCCTGCTGCTGGTCGGCCTGGCGGTGCGCTGGATTTCGATCCCGCTGATGGTCACCATGATCGTTGCCATGGTCACCGTCCACTGGCAACACGGCTGGCAGGCCATCGCCGACCCCACCATGTGCCTGTTCAACTGTGCCGACGCCCAGGCCGCCGTCGAGCGGCTGGCCCGGGCACGGGAAATCCTGCAGGAATACGGGAATTACGCGTGGCTCACCGAGCAGGGGCCGTTCGTGGTACTGAACAATGGCATCGAGTTCGCGGCCACCTATTTCATCATGCTGCTGACGCTGTTCTTCATCGGCGGCGGACGTTATGTGAGCATCGACTACTGGCTGGAGCGCCGCTTCGGCTGCGGGCGCTGA
- the gloA gene encoding lactoylglutathione lyase, which yields MRILHTMIRVGDLDRSIRFYTEVLGMKLLRRKDYPDGKFTLAFVGYGDESENTVIELTYNWGVDSYELGTGFGHIAIEVDDVHAATEEIRNRGGKIIREAGPMNAGTTIIAFVEDPDGYPIEMIGRKG from the coding sequence ATGCGCATCCTGCATACCATGATCCGGGTCGGAGACCTCGACCGTTCCATCCGCTTCTATACCGAAGTGCTGGGCATGAAACTCCTGCGCCGAAAGGACTATCCGGACGGCAAGTTCACGCTGGCCTTCGTCGGCTACGGTGACGAGTCCGAGAATACCGTCATCGAACTGACCTACAACTGGGGCGTGGACAGCTATGAGCTGGGCACCGGGTTCGGTCATATCGCTATCGAGGTCGATGACGTCCATGCCGCCACCGAGGAGATCCGCAACCGTGGTGGCAAGATTATCCGTGAGGCCGGGCCCATGAATGCCGGCACCACCATCATCGCCTTTGTCGAGGATCCCGACGGTTATCCCATCGAAATGATCGGCCGCAAGGGCTGA
- a CDS encoding electron transport complex subunit E: protein MSDPKPNDIALDGLWRNNPGLVQLLGLCPLLAVTGTVVNGLGLGLATTLTLVLSNVTVSAIRRIVRPEVRIPVFVLVIASVVTVIELGMNAYFHDLYKVLGIFIPLIVTNCAIIGRAEAFASKHSVGRAFTDGLAMGVGFTLVLVALGALREVIGQGTLLAHAHLMFGEHARDWTLTLIDDYRGFLIAVLPPGAFLGLGLLIALKNVIDGRLERRRRIAAGTVPSEAAA, encoded by the coding sequence ATGAGTGACCCCAAACCCAACGACATCGCCCTCGACGGACTCTGGCGCAACAACCCCGGTCTGGTGCAGTTGCTCGGCCTGTGCCCGCTGCTGGCGGTCACGGGCACCGTCGTCAACGGTCTGGGCCTGGGGCTGGCCACCACTCTGACACTGGTGCTCTCCAATGTCACTGTGTCGGCCATCCGCCGCATCGTGCGCCCGGAAGTCCGGATCCCGGTGTTCGTTCTGGTCATCGCCTCGGTGGTCACCGTGATCGAGCTGGGCATGAACGCCTATTTCCATGACCTGTACAAGGTCCTGGGCATCTTCATACCGCTGATCGTGACCAACTGCGCCATCATCGGCCGCGCCGAGGCCTTCGCGTCCAAGCACAGCGTGGGCCGTGCCTTCACCGATGGCCTGGCCATGGGCGTCGGCTTCACGCTGGTTCTGGTCGCCCTCGGCGCCCTGCGCGAGGTCATCGGCCAGGGCACGCTGCTGGCCCATGCCCACCTGATGTTCGGCGAACATGCACGCGACTGGACCCTGACGCTGATCGACGACTATCGCGGCTTCCTGATCGCAGTGCTGCCGCCGGGCGCCTTCCTTGGCCTGGGCCTGCTGATCGCTCTCAAGAATGTCATCGATGGGCGGCTGGAGCGCCGCCGCAGGATCGCGGCCGGCACTGTACCGTCCGAAGCCGCCGCCTGA
- a CDS encoding FMN-binding glutamate synthase family protein: MPQSEFLFTALEVLSALFVLALGGGVLAVVVLYILDVTQTKQAIRRNYPVIGRFRYFFEHMGTFFRQYFFAMDREELPFNRAERSWVYRAAKNVDATVPFGSTRDLRPAGTVFFVNCAFPTLGEDAAPPRELTIGPFCEQPYTTDSILNISGMSYGALSRPAVLALSRGANLAGCWLNTGEGGLSPYHLEGGADLVVQIGTAKYGVRDEHGRLSDDRLRAVAAHEQVRMFEIKLSQGAKPGKGGILPAAKVTEEIAHIRGIPVHTDSISPNRHPEINSVGDILDMVQRIRTVTGKPVGFKTVIGSLDWLDDLFCEVHRRGIESAPDFITIDGAEGGTGAAPMSLIDNMGMPLNEALPLTVNKLLEYNLRDRVKVIASGKLITPDRVAWALCVGADFVVSARGFMFALGCIQALQCNKDTCPTGITTHDRRLQRGLDPADKAVRVANYVRNLVHEVGVIAHACGVSSPRELRRRHARVVTEAGHSVTLDQVYPEPTPSISVSERASHG; encoded by the coding sequence ATGCCGCAATCCGAATTCCTGTTCACCGCGCTCGAGGTCCTGTCCGCCCTGTTCGTACTCGCGCTCGGCGGCGGCGTACTGGCAGTCGTCGTTCTCTATATCCTCGACGTCACCCAGACAAAGCAGGCGATCCGACGCAACTATCCGGTCATCGGGCGCTTTCGCTACTTCTTCGAACACATGGGCACCTTCTTCCGCCAGTATTTCTTCGCTATGGATCGCGAGGAGCTGCCCTTCAATCGCGCGGAGCGCTCCTGGGTCTACCGCGCCGCCAAGAACGTGGACGCCACCGTGCCCTTCGGCTCCACCCGGGACCTGCGCCCGGCCGGCACCGTCTTCTTCGTCAACTGCGCCTTCCCGACCCTGGGCGAGGACGCGGCACCGCCGAGAGAGCTGACCATCGGCCCCTTCTGCGAACAGCCCTACACAACCGATTCCATCCTGAACATTTCCGGCATGAGCTATGGCGCCCTGTCCCGGCCGGCCGTTCTGGCCCTTTCCCGGGGCGCGAACCTGGCCGGCTGCTGGCTGAACACCGGCGAGGGCGGCCTGTCGCCTTATCACCTGGAAGGCGGTGCCGACCTGGTGGTGCAGATCGGCACCGCCAAGTACGGCGTTCGCGACGAGCACGGCCGGCTGAGCGACGACCGCCTGCGCGCGGTCGCCGCGCATGAACAGGTGCGCATGTTCGAGATCAAGCTCAGCCAGGGCGCCAAGCCCGGCAAGGGCGGCATACTCCCGGCGGCCAAGGTCACCGAGGAGATCGCGCACATCCGCGGCATTCCCGTGCACACCGACTCCATCAGCCCCAACCGGCACCCGGAGATCAATTCGGTCGGTGACATCCTCGACATGGTCCAGCGCATCCGCACGGTCACCGGCAAGCCGGTCGGCTTCAAGACCGTGATCGGCTCCCTGGACTGGCTGGACGACCTGTTCTGCGAGGTACACCGCCGCGGCATCGAGTCGGCCCCCGACTTCATCACCATCGATGGTGCCGAGGGTGGCACCGGTGCCGCACCCATGAGTCTGATCGACAACATGGGCATGCCCCTCAACGAGGCGCTGCCTCTGACTGTCAACAAGCTGCTGGAATACAACCTGCGCGATCGCGTCAAGGTGATCGCTTCCGGCAAGCTGATCACGCCCGATCGCGTGGCCTGGGCACTGTGCGTGGGCGCCGATTTCGTGGTATCGGCACGCGGCTTCATGTTTGCGCTGGGCTGCATCCAGGCCCTGCAATGCAACAAGGACACCTGCCCCACCGGGATCACTACCCACGACCGTCGACTCCAGCGCGGGCTGGATCCCGCGGACAAGGCCGTTCGCGTGGCCAACTATGTACGCAATCTGGTCCATGAGGTCGGCGTGATCGCCCATGCCTGCGGCGTCAGCTCCCCGCGCGAACTGCGCCGCCGACATGCCCGCGTGGTCACCGAGGCCGGCCATTCCGTGACCCTCGACCAGGTGTACCCCGAACCCACGCCGTCCATCAGCGTTTCCGAGCGCGCAAGCCACGGCTGA
- the rsxC gene encoding electron transport complex subunit RsxC, with product MARSFAHLHPIHGGLHLPAQKAMSTRRPLETLGIPERLVFPLQQHIGEPAVPVVEPGERVLRGQLIARAEGYVSVPLHASSSGRVREIAEHPVPHPSGLSAPCIVIDTDGEDRWHESVAPVEDYRALDPSALRNRIRDAGIVGLGGAGFPSFIKMNPGPQRRIELLVINGAECEPYISCDDMLMRTRPDSIVRGIEILLHALDAPECVIGIEDNKPEAIDALRTHLAQRGLEHIQVAVVPTLYPTGGERQLIRILTGLEVPSQGLPADIGIVCHNPGTAAAIDAAIHRGEPLVSRIVTVTGEGIREPRNLEVRVGTLMRELIDAAGGYTDDVDRLIMGGPMMGFALPSDDLPVIKTTNCLLASTRAVMPPPPEPVPCIRCGACAEVCPAQLLPQQLYWHAHARDFDRIQDYHLFDCIECGCCAHVCPSHLPLVQYYRYAKTEIWTQEREREKADLARRRHEFRLERLEREKAERQARLRKRKKAVEKKGDDADAARKAVIQAALERARARKAAGDIPPPANTENLTEAQQRQIAEAEKRREQARSSRPDNDGSPH from the coding sequence ATGGCACGAAGCTTCGCTCACCTGCACCCCATCCATGGCGGCCTGCACCTGCCGGCGCAGAAGGCCATGTCCACCCGCCGCCCGCTGGAGACGCTGGGCATCCCGGAGCGGCTGGTATTCCCGCTGCAGCAGCACATCGGCGAGCCGGCGGTGCCCGTGGTCGAACCGGGCGAGCGCGTGCTGCGCGGCCAGCTGATCGCGCGTGCCGAGGGCTATGTCAGCGTGCCGCTGCATGCTTCCAGCTCCGGCAGGGTGCGCGAGATCGCCGAACACCCGGTTCCCCATCCCTCCGGGCTCAGCGCGCCCTGTATCGTCATCGACACCGACGGCGAGGACCGCTGGCACGAATCCGTTGCCCCCGTCGAGGACTACCGCGCCCTCGATCCCAGCGCCCTGCGCAACCGCATCCGTGATGCCGGCATCGTCGGCCTGGGCGGCGCCGGCTTCCCCAGCTTCATCAAGATGAATCCGGGACCGCAGCGGCGCATCGAGCTGCTGGTCATCAACGGCGCCGAGTGCGAGCCCTACATCAGTTGCGACGACATGCTGATGCGCACCCGCCCCGACAGCATTGTGCGTGGCATCGAAATCCTGCTGCATGCCCTCGACGCGCCGGAGTGTGTCATCGGCATCGAGGACAACAAGCCCGAGGCCATCGACGCCCTGCGCACCCATCTCGCCCAGCGCGGGCTAGAACACATCCAGGTCGCGGTGGTACCCACCCTCTACCCCACCGGCGGCGAGCGCCAGCTCATCCGCATTCTCACCGGCCTGGAAGTGCCCTCGCAGGGCCTGCCGGCCGACATCGGTATCGTTTGCCACAATCCGGGCACCGCGGCCGCCATCGACGCGGCCATCCATCGCGGCGAACCCCTGGTCTCGCGCATCGTCACCGTGACCGGCGAGGGCATCCGCGAGCCGCGCAACCTGGAGGTCCGCGTCGGCACCCTGATGCGTGAACTGATCGACGCCGCCGGCGGCTACACCGACGATGTCGATCGCCTGATCATGGGCGGCCCGATGATGGGCTTCGCCCTGCCCTCCGACGATTTGCCGGTCATCAAGACCACCAATTGCCTGCTGGCCAGTACCCGGGCCGTGATGCCGCCGCCGCCCGAACCCGTGCCCTGCATCCGTTGCGGCGCCTGCGCGGAGGTCTGCCCGGCGCAGCTGCTGCCGCAACAGCTCTACTGGCATGCGCATGCGCGGGACTTCGATCGTATCCAGGACTACCACCTGTTCGACTGCATCGAGTGCGGCTGCTGCGCCCACGTCTGCCCCAGCCACCTGCCGCTGGTGCAGTACTACCGCTACGCCAAGACCGAGATCTGGACGCAGGAACGCGAGCGCGAAAAGGCCGATCTCGCCCGTCGTCGCCACGAGTTCCGGCTGGAACGCCTGGAACGCGAAAAGGCCGAGCGCCAGGCCCGTCTGCGCAAGCGCAAGAAGGCCGTGGAGAAGAAGGGTGACGATGCCGATGCGGCCAGGAAGGCAGTCATCCAGGCCGCGCTGGAGCGGGCGCGAGCGCGCAAGGCGGCCGGCGACATACCGCCGCCGGCCAACACCGAGAACCTCACCGAGGCCCAGCAGCGCCAGATCGCCGAGGCCGAGAAACGACGCGAGCAGGCCCGTTCAAGCCGGCCAGACAACGACGGAAGCCCGCACTGA
- a CDS encoding DUF1841 family protein: MLYANDRDRLRGVYCDVWQKHREGQPLEAMEALIRDVILDHGEYRSLLEDRERALGDDFPPELGRINPFLHMSLHLAIREQLATDRPPGIRAEYQRLLTALGNAHEVEHRIMECLGRALHEAQRSARGPDDAAYLACIQSIARG, translated from the coding sequence ATGCTGTATGCAAACGACCGCGATCGCCTGCGCGGCGTCTACTGCGATGTCTGGCAGAAACACCGCGAGGGCCAGCCACTGGAGGCCATGGAGGCGCTGATCCGGGACGTCATCCTCGACCACGGCGAGTACCGGTCGTTGCTCGAGGACCGGGAACGGGCGCTGGGTGACGACTTTCCGCCGGAACTGGGACGCATCAATCCCTTCCTGCACATGAGCCTGCACCTGGCCATCCGGGAACAGCTGGCCACCGACCGGCCGCCCGGCATTCGCGCCGAATATCAGCGGTTGCTGACAGCGCTCGGCAATGCCCACGAGGTCGAACACCGGATCATGGAATGCCTGGGGAGGGCGCTGCACGAGGCCCAGCGCTCGGCGCGCGGACCCGACGACGCGGCCTATCTCGCGTGCATACAGTCCATCGCCCGGGGCTGA
- the rsxG gene encoding electron transport complex subunit RsxG gives MKNLHRQILVTGLFLFLFAAIGTGMVAYTYDATRERIHENERLALLRHIHQIINPERHDNDLFHDTIQVVDPNLLGTDEPVTVYRARMGGHPVAVVMTPVAPDGYNGSIRLLVGIDVNGRITGVRVLSHRETPGLGDAIEADRSDWILGFEGRSLNDPPESQWAVKRDGGVFDQFTGATITPRAVVKAVKRALIYFEQHREALFAAPASANTETIPDE, from the coding sequence ATGAAGAACCTGCACCGGCAGATCCTGGTCACCGGCCTGTTCCTGTTCCTGTTCGCCGCCATCGGCACGGGGATGGTGGCCTATACCTACGACGCAACCCGCGAACGCATCCACGAGAACGAACGCCTGGCCCTGCTGCGTCACATCCACCAGATCATCAACCCCGAACGCCATGACAACGATCTCTTCCACGACACCATTCAGGTCGTCGATCCCAACCTGCTCGGCACCGACGAGCCGGTGACCGTCTATCGCGCGCGCATGGGCGGCCACCCGGTGGCCGTGGTGATGACGCCGGTGGCGCCCGACGGCTACAACGGCTCCATCCGGCTTCTGGTGGGCATCGATGTCAACGGCCGGATCACCGGCGTGCGCGTGCTCTCGCACCGGGAAACGCCGGGGCTGGGCGATGCCATCGAGGCCGACCGCTCCGACTGGATCCTCGGTTTCGAGGGCAGGTCCCTGAACGATCCGCCGGAGAGCCAGTGGGCCGTGAAGCGCGACGGCGGCGTGTTCGACCAGTTCACCGGCGCCACCATTACCCCACGGGCCGTGGTCAAGGCGGTCAAGCGGGCTCTGATATACTTCGAGCAGCACCGCGAGGCGCTGTTTGCCGCGCCCGCGTCGGCGAATACGGAAACAATACCGGATGAGTGA
- the rsxD gene encoding electron transport complex subunit RsxD — MRFHTYSSPHLPPVNSVDRVMRQVLLALLPGMTAAWWFFGWGVLVNVLLATATCVATEALMLRIRRRPVGRFLGDWSAVLTGMLLALALPPLVPWWMPVLGAGFAMVVAKHLFGGIGFNPFNPAMVGYVVLLVSFPREMTLWNPPAALAGHHLGLGETLAWMFAGRLPAGVGLDALTMATPLDTVKTELGLGQTLSEISEKPLFGYFGGRGWEWVNLWYLLGGLWLIRRRVIGWQIPAGMLGGLFLIALFFHAIDTDTFPSPLFHLFSGAAMLGAFFIATDPVTASTTPRGRLLYAAGIGVIAYVIRTWGGYPDGVAFAVLLMNMAVPTIDYYTQPRVFGQSRE; from the coding sequence ATGCGTTTCCACACCTACAGCTCACCCCATCTGCCGCCGGTGAACAGCGTCGACCGGGTCATGCGCCAGGTACTGCTGGCGCTGCTGCCGGGAATGACCGCAGCCTGGTGGTTCTTCGGCTGGGGCGTGCTGGTCAACGTACTGCTGGCAACCGCGACCTGCGTGGCGACCGAGGCACTCATGCTGCGTATCCGCCGTCGCCCCGTGGGCCGATTCCTCGGCGACTGGAGCGCGGTGCTCACCGGCATGCTGCTGGCCCTGGCCCTGCCGCCACTGGTCCCCTGGTGGATGCCGGTGCTGGGTGCCGGCTTCGCCATGGTGGTGGCCAAGCATCTGTTCGGCGGCATCGGCTTCAACCCCTTCAATCCGGCCATGGTCGGCTACGTGGTGCTGCTGGTGTCCTTCCCGCGCGAAATGACCCTGTGGAATCCGCCGGCAGCGTTGGCCGGGCATCACCTGGGCCTCGGCGAGACACTCGCCTGGATGTTCGCGGGGCGCCTGCCCGCCGGCGTGGGACTGGACGCACTGACCATGGCCACGCCGCTGGACACCGTCAAGACCGAGCTGGGCCTGGGGCAGACCCTGAGCGAGATCAGCGAGAAGCCACTGTTCGGTTACTTCGGGGGCCGAGGCTGGGAGTGGGTGAACCTCTGGTATCTGCTCGGCGGGCTGTGGCTGATTCGCCGCCGCGTCATCGGCTGGCAGATCCCGGCGGGGATGCTCGGCGGCCTGTTCCTGATCGCCCTGTTCTTCCATGCCATCGACACCGACACCTTCCCCTCGCCCCTGTTCCATCTGTTCAGCGGCGCGGCCATGCTCGGCGCCTTCTTCATCGCCACCGACCCGGTTACCGCCAGCACCACGCCACGCGGGCGACTGCTGTATGCCGCCGGCATCGGCGTCATTGCCTATGTCATCCGCACCTGGGGCGGCTACCCCGACGGCGTTGCCTTCGCCGTGCTGCTGATGAACATGGCCGTACCCACCATCGACTACTACACCCAGCCGCGGGTATTCGGACAGTCGCGCGAATGA